From the Opitutia bacterium genome, one window contains:
- a CDS encoding Gfo/Idh/MocA family oxidoreductase has protein sequence MSSPYAPEEIGLAGPRGPVVAPGEFVFAAAFFEHAHLFGQCDALLAAGATLAWVYDPDAAKAAALQTRYPQAKLARTFDEILDDPTVRLVTAAAVPSERCGIGLRVLRAGKDYFTDKAPLTSLAQLAEARRVAAETGRKYAVYYSERLHNEAALHATQLIARGVIGKVVQVVGFGPHRIGRDRRPAWFYDKARSGGILCDLASHQFEQLLTWTGADRVDITHAMAANHAHGDASEFEDYGEASLCTDTGATGFVRVDWLTPDGLGTWGDGRSFILGTRGYIELRKYIDVARERTGSHVYVVDGTGEHHIPVAGRIGFPFFDQLIRDCLERTEHAMTQAHIFRVAELTLRVQQLAASRTTSPALAAGVYGNATR, from the coding sequence ATGAGCTCGCCCTACGCGCCGGAAGAAATCGGCCTAGCCGGTCCGCGCGGACCGGTGGTCGCGCCGGGCGAGTTCGTCTTTGCCGCGGCGTTTTTCGAGCACGCGCACCTCTTCGGGCAGTGCGACGCCCTGCTCGCCGCCGGCGCAACGCTGGCGTGGGTCTACGATCCCGACGCCGCAAAGGCCGCGGCGCTGCAAACCCGCTACCCGCAGGCGAAACTCGCGCGCACCTTCGACGAGATTCTCGACGATCCCACCGTGCGTCTCGTCACGGCCGCCGCCGTGCCTTCCGAGCGCTGCGGCATCGGTCTGCGGGTGCTGCGCGCGGGCAAGGACTATTTCACCGACAAGGCGCCGCTCACCTCGCTCGCGCAGCTCGCCGAGGCGCGCCGCGTCGCTGCTGAGACCGGCCGCAAATACGCCGTCTACTACAGCGAACGACTCCACAACGAAGCCGCGCTGCACGCGACGCAGCTCATCGCGCGTGGCGTGATCGGCAAGGTCGTGCAGGTCGTCGGCTTCGGTCCGCATCGCATCGGACGCGACCGTCGCCCGGCCTGGTTCTACGACAAGGCTCGCAGCGGCGGCATCCTCTGCGATCTCGCCTCGCACCAATTCGAGCAACTCCTCACCTGGACCGGTGCTGATCGAGTCGACATTACGCACGCGATGGCCGCCAACCACGCGCACGGCGACGCCTCCGAGTTCGAGGACTATGGCGAAGCCTCACTGTGCACCGACACAGGGGCGACCGGTTTCGTGCGCGTCGATTGGCTGACACCCGACGGGCTCGGCACGTGGGGCGACGGCCGGAGTTTCATTCTCGGCACGCGCGGCTACATCGAGCTGCGCAAATACATCGACGTGGCGCGCGAACGCACCGGCAGCCACGTCTACGTCGTCGACGGCACCGGCGAGCATCACATCCCCGTCGCCGGCCGGATCGGCTTCCCGTTCTTCGACCAACTCATTCGCGACTGCCTCGAACGCACCGAACACGCCATGACTCAAGCGCACATCTTCCGCGTCGCCGAACTCACGCTGCGCGTCCAGCAACTCGCCGCCAGCCGAACGACGTCGCCGGCTCTCGCGGCCGGAGTCTACGGCAACGCGACGCGGTAA
- a CDS encoding SGNH/GDSL hydrolase family protein has product MTFPAAVSFPVAPLLLFQGDSITDAGRDRSRPVPNDAAGLGAGYVTRIASALLGRHPRAGWRLVNRGVSGDRVVDLLARWPRDALHLQPDLVSVLVGVNDTWHAYNNSNGVSVERYEEIYRLLLRDLCVARPQCRLVLGEPFALPGGEFAADWMPELRERSAVVRRLAQEFGAAFVAYQACFDAALAEYTVAELAPDGVHPSPLGHELMAQAWLAAAGL; this is encoded by the coding sequence ATGACTTTCCCCGCCGCAGTGTCGTTCCCTGTCGCTCCGCTTCTCCTGTTCCAGGGAGACTCGATCACCGATGCTGGGCGCGATCGCAGCCGCCCCGTGCCGAACGACGCGGCGGGTCTGGGCGCGGGCTACGTGACGCGGATTGCGAGCGCGCTGCTCGGTCGCCATCCGCGCGCAGGCTGGCGGCTGGTGAATCGCGGTGTGAGCGGAGATCGTGTCGTGGATCTGCTCGCGCGCTGGCCGCGCGACGCGCTGCATCTGCAACCGGACCTTGTCAGTGTGCTCGTCGGCGTGAACGACACGTGGCACGCCTACAACAATAGCAACGGCGTCAGCGTCGAGCGCTACGAGGAAATCTATCGTCTGCTCCTGCGCGATTTGTGTGTGGCGCGCCCTCAGTGCCGGCTGGTGCTCGGGGAGCCCTTTGCCCTGCCCGGTGGCGAGTTTGCAGCGGATTGGATGCCGGAATTGCGTGAACGCAGTGCTGTCGTGCGCCGGCTCGCGCAGGAATTCGGCGCCGCTTTCGTCGCTTATCAGGCGTGCTTCGATGCCGCGCTGGCGGAATACACGGTCGCCGAGCTGGCGCCGGACGGCGTCCATCCGTCCCCGCTTGGTCACGAGTTGATGGCGCAAGCCTGGCTCGCTGCCGCGGGACTCTGA
- a CDS encoding glycoside hydrolase family 27 protein, with protein MKKLLLSLLALATLTPAFAQKFKGLALTPPMGWNSWNNFEDKIHESLVRQTADAMAANGMRDAGYVYIVIDDTWSLKQRDANGNLVPDPVKFPSGMKALGDYLHARGFKFGIYSDAGPVTCAGYPGSWGHEFQDARLFASWGVDYLKYDWCNHGTADPKDAYMRIRDGLYAAGRPVVLSICEWGENKPWEWGAEIGHLWRTTWDIYDSYNGTSLGSSGWKRTLDSQYNNIRTNGDNGINKFAGPDGWNDPDMLEVGNPGLTYAESRAHFALWCMVAAPLIAGNDVRAQKPEITALLTHKGALAIDQDPLGKQGYRALSEPEKNIEVWIKELSNGELAACVLNTGAATADLTVEWGRFWTVTGQYAITDVWTGKEAGDTRQPSVFHLESHDVALLRLKPLKP; from the coding sequence ATGAAGAAGCTCCTCCTGTCCCTGCTCGCGCTGGCTACGCTCACTCCGGCGTTCGCCCAAAAGTTCAAAGGCCTCGCACTCACACCGCCCATGGGCTGGAACTCCTGGAATAATTTTGAGGACAAGATTCACGAAAGCCTGGTCAGGCAGACCGCCGATGCGATGGCCGCCAACGGGATGCGCGACGCCGGCTACGTCTACATTGTGATCGACGACACGTGGTCGCTCAAACAGCGCGATGCCAACGGCAACCTCGTGCCCGACCCCGTGAAATTTCCAAGTGGCATGAAAGCACTCGGTGATTACCTGCACGCGCGTGGCTTCAAGTTCGGCATCTATTCCGACGCGGGCCCCGTCACCTGCGCCGGCTATCCCGGCAGCTGGGGCCACGAGTTTCAGGACGCGCGCCTCTTCGCCTCGTGGGGAGTCGACTATCTGAAATACGACTGGTGCAACCATGGCACTGCCGACCCGAAGGACGCCTACATGCGGATACGGGATGGACTCTACGCCGCAGGCCGCCCGGTCGTGCTGTCCATCTGCGAGTGGGGCGAAAACAAACCGTGGGAATGGGGCGCTGAGATCGGCCACCTTTGGCGCACGACGTGGGACATCTACGACTCCTACAACGGCACTTCGCTCGGCAGCTCCGGGTGGAAGCGCACGCTGGACAGCCAATACAACAACATCCGCACCAACGGCGACAACGGCATCAACAAATTCGCGGGCCCCGACGGCTGGAACGATCCTGACATGCTTGAAGTCGGCAATCCCGGCCTCACCTACGCCGAGTCCCGCGCGCATTTCGCGCTCTGGTGCATGGTCGCCGCGCCGCTCATCGCCGGCAACGATGTTCGCGCTCAGAAGCCCGAGATCACCGCACTCCTCACTCACAAGGGCGCTCTCGCCATCGACCAGGATCCGCTCGGCAAACAAGGCTATCGCGCGCTCTCCGAGCCCGAGAAGAATATCGAGGTCTGGATCAAGGAGCTCTCCAACGGCGAGCTCGCCGCCTGCGTGCTCAACACCGGCGCCGCGACCGCCGACCTCACGGTCGAGTGGGGCCGCTTCTGGACCGTCACCGGTCAATACGCCATCACCGACGTCTGGACTGGTAAGGAGGCTGGCGACACGCGCCAGCCATCGGTCTTCCACCTCGAATCGCACGACGTCGCGCTGCTGCGCCTGAAACCGCTCAAGCCCTGA
- a CDS encoding mannonate dehydratase produces the protein MFLIEFLPPRPAPLWPLAVQMGIRHCVVKTDPRWTHLPPPSEIDTLRTIQRELADAGLTLIGLEGDPIDMTRIKLGLPGRDEDIAAYQTMLRNMGELGLRLLCYNFMAGIGWHRSNAEVLGRGRALVSQLDVAGMPSTLTEHGEVSAERIWENYVTFLRAILPVAEKAGVRLGAHPDDPPVPALRGLGRIFHSPAQFERVLDLSPSRHHGLTFCQANWKLMSGADSDETQRRLAEHVCRFTGTGRVHFVHLRDVVGDAQCFTETFHDEGPTDMATMLRLYHDAGFRGPVRCDHVPTMAGETNDTPGYGTLGRLFADGYLLGLMDALQVRTTPEEWLEKL, from the coding sequence ATGTTCCTGATCGAATTTCTTCCACCGCGCCCGGCGCCGCTCTGGCCACTGGCCGTGCAGATGGGAATTCGCCACTGCGTCGTGAAAACCGATCCGCGCTGGACGCATCTGCCGCCGCCGAGCGAGATCGACACGCTGCGCACGATCCAACGCGAACTGGCGGATGCCGGCCTCACGCTAATCGGCCTCGAAGGCGACCCGATCGACATGACGCGCATCAAGCTCGGCCTCCCCGGGCGCGACGAAGACATCGCCGCCTACCAAACGATGCTGCGCAACATGGGCGAGCTCGGCCTGCGGCTGCTCTGCTACAATTTCATGGCTGGTATCGGCTGGCATCGCTCGAACGCCGAGGTCCTCGGCCGCGGTCGCGCGCTGGTTTCGCAGCTCGACGTCGCTGGCATGCCCTCGACGTTGACTGAGCACGGCGAAGTCTCCGCCGAACGCATCTGGGAAAACTACGTCACTTTCCTGCGCGCAATCCTGCCGGTCGCGGAGAAAGCGGGCGTCCGCCTCGGTGCGCACCCGGACGATCCGCCGGTGCCGGCGCTGCGCGGACTCGGCCGCATTTTCCATTCGCCGGCGCAGTTCGAGCGCGTGCTCGACCTGTCGCCTTCGCGGCACCACGGACTCACGTTTTGTCAGGCCAACTGGAAACTGATGAGCGGCGCCGATTCCGACGAAACGCAGCGCCGCCTCGCCGAGCATGTGTGCCGCTTCACCGGCACCGGCCGCGTGCACTTCGTGCATTTGCGCGACGTCGTCGGCGACGCGCAATGTTTCACCGAGACGTTCCACGACGAAGGTCCGACCGACATGGCCACGATGCTGCGGCTCTATCACGACGCCGGTTTTCGCGGCCCGGTCCGCTGCGATCACGTGCCGACCATGGCCGGCGAAACCAACGACACTCCGGGTTACGGCACCCTCGGACGCCTTTTTGCCGACGGCTATCTCCTCGGCCTCATGGACGCACTGCAGGTTCGCACCACTCCCGAAGAATGGCTGGAAAAACTCTAA
- a CDS encoding TIM barrel protein — protein MKDSPEQFPQASSGPTLAARPARTYRRGFSTLGCPALGLAEAWALARRFGVDAIELRMLHRAVDLPALWTQQGIGPVELAARIRALGASVAVLDTSFHLISHTAEEREKLLAHAVFAEACEVPFLRVFDGGARADDEELDAALRTLRWWHECRDRGNLRVDLIVETHDSLLKAAALSRLLAAEPRCRLLWDAHHTWRRGGESPAATWAAISRHTAHVHVKDSVTIMGREFRYVLPGFGEFPMPELRTLLARDGFAGVVCLEWERGWIPDLAPLEEVLAAANNGWW, from the coding sequence ATGAAGGATTCGCCGGAACAATTCCCTCAGGCATCGAGCGGCCCCACGCTCGCAGCGCGCCCCGCCCGCACCTATCGGCGCGGTTTCTCCACGCTGGGATGCCCGGCACTCGGTCTAGCGGAGGCATGGGCGCTCGCGCGACGCTTTGGCGTGGATGCGATCGAACTCCGGATGCTGCACCGCGCCGTCGATTTGCCGGCGCTGTGGACGCAGCAAGGCATCGGCCCGGTTGAACTCGCGGCGCGGATTCGTGCGCTCGGTGCGTCGGTCGCGGTCCTCGACACGTCGTTTCACCTGATCAGCCACACCGCCGAAGAACGCGAAAAGCTGCTGGCGCACGCCGTCTTCGCCGAAGCGTGCGAGGTGCCGTTTCTGCGGGTCTTCGACGGCGGTGCGCGCGCTGACGACGAGGAACTGGACGCCGCGCTGCGCACGCTTCGCTGGTGGCACGAGTGCCGCGACCGCGGGAATCTACGCGTCGATCTGATCGTGGAGACGCACGATTCGTTGCTGAAGGCGGCCGCGCTGAGCCGGTTGCTCGCGGCGGAGCCGCGCTGCCGACTGTTGTGGGATGCGCATCACACGTGGAGACGCGGCGGCGAGTCGCCCGCGGCGACTTGGGCGGCGATCAGCCGGCACACGGCTCATGTGCACGTGAAGGACAGCGTGACGATCATGGGCCGCGAGTTTCGTTACGTGCTGCCGGGTTTCGGCGAGTTTCCCATGCCCGAGCTGCGGACGCTGCTGGCGCGCGACGGTTTCGCCGGGGTCGTCTGTCTCGAATGGGAGCGCGGCTGGATTCCTGATCTTGCACCGCTCGAGGAAGTGCTCGCCGCGGCGAACAACGGCTGGTGGTGA
- a CDS encoding glycoside hydrolase family 3 C-terminal domain-containing protein, protein MIRSLRRPSLLVTCLAIGSLPLGAQPVPSQPDLFVRAQAAAAIYHDGWIDLNKNGKLDPYEDRSRDVEERITDLLARMTMDEKTAQLVTLYGYPRVSQDELPTPAWDTALWKDGIGNIDEHMNGNTGWERDLADPVHDLPYSLHTRAINEVQRWFIERTRLGIPADFTNEGIRGLMHSKATSFPAELAVGSSWNTALVAAIGNVTGAEARALGYTNVYSPVLDLARDPRWGRVIESYSEDPFLTAEYGMAQVRGLQQHRVVSTLKHYAVYSIPKGGRDGAARTDPHIGWRDVQTLFLHPFRKAVRDAGAMGVMASYNDYDGVPIEGSYEFLTEILRQDWGFRGYVVSDSSAVEFIHTKHRVAATPIEAVRQSIEAGLNIRTHFTPPSEYTDLVRALVREGKLSVETIDARVRDVLRVKYWTGSFDAPYRTTPAEADRVVRSPAHLAVAHQAARESIVLLKNTANALPLAKSSLKRVLVTGPLADNAHGWWSRYGAQRLDFVTPLAGIRTKLGSAADVRYVKGVDVVDERWPESDVSKEPPSAAVQAGIAEAVAAARESDVVIAVLGETDELCRESRSRISLDLPGYQEDLLRALHATGKPVVLVLSNGRPLSINWAAKHIPAIVEMWFPGEDGGNAVADVLFGDYNPAGRLPITFPKGVGQIPLNFPAHPGSHGKDGGQVEGPLFPFGFGLSYTTFSYANLRVSPETQGPQGTVTVSCDVTNTGSRAGDEVVQLYVRDDYSSVVTFEKVLRGFTRLPLQPGETRTVTFTLTPEHLQLYNRAREWVVEPGRFTVMIGASSEDIRLTGGFDIVANNSRREDTAKTTDRLDPR, encoded by the coding sequence ATGATCCGGTCCCTTCGTCGCCCTTCGCTGCTAGTCACCTGTCTGGCCATCGGCTCGCTCCCGCTCGGAGCGCAGCCGGTTCCGTCGCAGCCCGACCTCTTCGTTCGTGCCCAAGCGGCCGCAGCCATCTACCACGACGGCTGGATCGATCTGAACAAGAACGGAAAGCTCGACCCCTATGAGGACCGCTCCCGCGACGTCGAGGAGCGCATCACCGATCTGCTCGCGCGAATGACGATGGACGAGAAAACGGCTCAGTTGGTGACGCTCTACGGTTATCCGCGCGTGTCGCAGGACGAGTTGCCGACTCCCGCGTGGGACACCGCGCTCTGGAAGGACGGCATCGGCAACATCGACGAGCACATGAACGGCAACACCGGTTGGGAGCGCGACCTCGCAGACCCGGTGCACGATCTGCCGTATTCGCTCCACACGCGCGCCATCAACGAAGTCCAGCGCTGGTTCATCGAGCGCACCCGCCTCGGCATCCCGGCCGATTTCACCAACGAAGGCATTCGCGGCCTCATGCATTCGAAGGCCACGAGTTTCCCCGCCGAACTCGCCGTCGGCAGCTCATGGAACACCGCGCTCGTCGCCGCCATCGGCAACGTCACCGGCGCCGAAGCCCGCGCACTCGGCTACACCAACGTCTATTCGCCCGTCCTCGACCTCGCGCGCGACCCGCGCTGGGGCCGCGTGATCGAGTCCTACAGCGAAGACCCGTTTCTCACCGCCGAATACGGCATGGCGCAGGTGCGCGGACTCCAACAGCACCGCGTCGTCTCCACGCTCAAGCACTATGCGGTCTACAGCATTCCCAAAGGCGGTCGCGATGGCGCCGCGCGCACCGATCCACACATCGGCTGGCGCGATGTGCAGACGCTCTTCCTGCACCCGTTCCGCAAGGCCGTGCGCGATGCCGGCGCGATGGGCGTCATGGCTTCCTACAACGACTACGACGGCGTGCCCATCGAGGGCAGCTACGAGTTCCTCACCGAAATCCTGCGGCAGGACTGGGGCTTCCGAGGCTATGTCGTTTCCGACAGCTCGGCCGTGGAATTCATCCACACCAAGCATCGCGTCGCGGCCACGCCCATCGAGGCCGTGCGCCAGTCCATCGAAGCCGGCCTGAACATCCGCACGCACTTCACGCCGCCGTCGGAATACACCGACCTCGTCCGCGCGCTCGTGCGCGAAGGAAAACTCTCTGTCGAAACGATCGACGCGCGCGTGCGCGACGTGCTGCGCGTGAAATACTGGACCGGCTCCTTCGACGCGCCTTACCGCACGACTCCGGCCGAAGCCGATCGCGTCGTCCGGTCGCCGGCACACCTCGCCGTCGCTCATCAAGCCGCGCGCGAATCCATCGTGCTGCTGAAAAACACCGCCAACGCCCTCCCGCTGGCCAAGTCGTCGCTCAAGCGCGTGCTCGTCACCGGCCCACTCGCCGACAACGCGCACGGCTGGTGGTCGCGCTACGGCGCGCAACGCCTCGACTTCGTCACCCCGCTCGCCGGCATCCGCACCAAGCTCGGCTCGGCCGCCGACGTCCGCTACGTCAAGGGCGTCGACGTCGTCGACGAGCGCTGGCCCGAAAGCGACGTCTCGAAGGAGCCGCCGTCCGCCGCCGTGCAAGCCGGCATCGCCGAAGCGGTCGCTGCCGCCCGCGAATCCGACGTCGTCATCGCCGTGCTCGGCGAGACCGATGAACTCTGCCGCGAATCGCGCAGTCGCATCAGCCTCGACCTGCCCGGTTACCAGGAGGACCTCCTCCGCGCCCTGCACGCCACCGGCAAACCCGTCGTGCTCGTGCTCAGCAACGGCCGTCCGCTCAGCATCAACTGGGCGGCCAAACACATTCCTGCGATCGTCGAGATGTGGTTCCCGGGCGAGGACGGCGGTAACGCCGTCGCGGACGTTCTGTTCGGCGACTACAATCCCGCCGGCCGCCTGCCGATCACCTTCCCGAAAGGCGTCGGCCAGATTCCGCTGAACTTCCCCGCGCATCCCGGCTCGCACGGCAAGGACGGTGGCCAGGTCGAGGGTCCGCTTTTCCCATTCGGCTTCGGCCTCAGCTACACGACGTTCAGCTACGCCAACCTCCGCGTCAGTCCGGAGACGCAGGGCCCGCAAGGCACCGTCACCGTCAGCTGCGATGTCACGAACACCGGCTCGCGCGCCGGCGACGAGGTCGTGCAACTCTACGTGCGCGACGACTACAGCAGCGTCGTCACCTTCGAGAAAGTGCTGCGCGGCTTCACGCGCCTTCCGCTGCAACCGGGCGAAACGCGGACCGTGACCTTCACGCTCACGCCGGAGCACCTCCAGCTCTACAACCGCGCGCGCGAGTGGGTCGTCGAACCCGGCCGTTTTACCGTGATGATCGGCGCCTCCTCCGAGGACATCCGCCTCACCGGCGGCTTCGACATTGTCGCAAATAACAGTCGCCGTGAGGACACCGCGAAAACCACCGATCGCCTCGATCCGCGCTGA
- a CDS encoding amidohydrolase family protein, whose protein sequence is MNKHLLPVLAGVFLAGATFGVEPEFDRLRLKDYHPVSLYRIQQTLVRRAAVPVIDMHSHSFFVQNEAEIRRWVQLMDEANIERTVVLTGESGPAFDALVARFAPFKDRFELWCGFDYTGIEEPGYGPAAAAELERCRRMGARGVGEESDKGLGLIRHIPGRPPPKPVHPSDPRLDLLWEKCAELGLPVNLHVADPIWMYQPLDEKNEGMPNAAIWKIGSEPERVDLDGMIGHLEETLRRHPRTTIIACHLANLDYDLTRLDGLLARFPNLYADIAGRLAETAAIPRTAAAFIEKHRDRLLYGTDMELTSEMYRMTFRIMETTDEHFYGVDQFCYVWNLAGFGLRRETLERLYRTNALELMHRLQPANYPAPSAKL, encoded by the coding sequence ATGAATAAGCACCTTCTCCCTGTCCTCGCCGGCGTTTTCCTTGCCGGTGCGACGTTCGGCGTTGAGCCGGAGTTCGACCGTCTGCGGCTGAAGGACTATCATCCCGTCTCGCTCTACCGCATCCAGCAGACGCTGGTGCGCCGCGCTGCCGTGCCGGTGATCGACATGCACTCGCATTCGTTCTTCGTGCAAAACGAGGCGGAAATCCGCCGCTGGGTGCAGCTGATGGATGAGGCCAATATCGAGCGCACGGTTGTGCTCACGGGGGAGAGCGGCCCGGCATTCGACGCGCTGGTCGCGCGCTTCGCGCCATTCAAGGACCGCTTCGAGCTGTGGTGCGGTTTCGACTACACCGGAATTGAAGAGCCCGGCTACGGCCCGGCGGCGGCGGCGGAGCTCGAGCGTTGCCGGCGCATGGGGGCACGCGGCGTGGGCGAGGAAAGCGACAAGGGCCTCGGGCTCATCCGCCATATCCCGGGCCGTCCGCCGCCCAAGCCGGTGCATCCCTCCGACCCGCGGCTGGATCTGCTCTGGGAGAAATGCGCTGAGCTCGGCCTGCCGGTGAACCTGCACGTGGCTGATCCGATCTGGATGTATCAGCCGCTCGACGAAAAAAACGAGGGCATGCCCAATGCCGCGATCTGGAAGATCGGCTCCGAGCCCGAGCGCGTCGACTTGGACGGCATGATCGGCCACCTTGAAGAGACGCTGCGCCGTCACCCACGCACGACGATCATCGCCTGTCACCTGGCGAACCTCGACTACGATCTCACACGACTCGACGGCCTGCTCGCCCGTTTTCCGAATCTCTACGCCGACATCGCAGGACGGCTCGCGGAGACGGCGGCGATCCCACGGACGGCGGCGGCGTTCATCGAGAAACACCGCGACCGGCTCCTCTACGGGACCGACATGGAGCTGACGTCCGAGATGTATCGGATGACGTTCCGGATCATGGAAACGACCGACGAGCATTTCTACGGCGTCGATCAGTTTTGCTACGTATGGAATCTCGCCGGTTTCGGTCTGCGGCGGGAGACGCTCGAAAGGCTCTATCGCACGAACGCGCTCGAACTCATGCACCGGCTCCAGCCAGCCAACTATCCGGCCCCGTCCGCGAAACTCTGA
- a CDS encoding helix-turn-helix domain-containing protein gives MPDVRFETFGLNARLLAPPRPMALIHHHHEVELNFAFRGAVTYLHRGAMQRLEAGRLTVFWGSTPHSLVAVEPDTEMAWITVPLAWVWSWDLPERFMRGLVEGKWWIAPPALGDRYPVRAWVGELLRADERDRRRLLLELQACFLSLARQSVERSSASGHRVSGGLQHVERMARCMAERYREDLTVTEIARAAGLHPNYAMPLFRRLSGVTIRDYLLQHRLTRAQQLLLTTDDKVLDVAFASGFGSSSSFYDIFTRALKETPVEFRRRLRA, from the coding sequence GTGCCCGACGTTCGCTTCGAAACCTTTGGCCTCAATGCCCGCTTGCTGGCTCCGCCCCGGCCCATGGCGTTGATCCATCATCACCATGAGGTGGAACTGAACTTTGCGTTCCGCGGCGCCGTCACCTACCTGCACCGCGGCGCGATGCAACGCCTCGAAGCCGGCCGCCTCACCGTCTTCTGGGGATCGACCCCGCACAGCCTGGTCGCGGTGGAACCGGACACGGAGATGGCTTGGATCACGGTGCCGCTGGCCTGGGTCTGGAGCTGGGATTTGCCGGAGCGCTTCATGCGCGGATTGGTGGAGGGCAAATGGTGGATTGCGCCGCCCGCGCTCGGCGACCGCTACCCGGTGCGGGCCTGGGTGGGCGAATTGCTTCGGGCGGACGAACGCGACCGGCGCCGGCTACTGCTGGAACTGCAGGCTTGTTTCCTGTCTCTCGCCCGCCAGTCCGTGGAACGAAGCTCGGCGTCCGGCCATCGGGTCAGCGGCGGATTGCAGCACGTCGAGCGCATGGCTCGTTGCATGGCGGAGCGCTACCGTGAAGACCTGACCGTCACGGAAATCGCCCGGGCCGCCGGCCTGCATCCCAACTACGCCATGCCGCTCTTTCGCCGCCTCAGCGGCGTCACGATCCGCGACTACCTGCTGCAGCACCGCCTGACCAGAGCGCAGCAACTCCTCCTCACGACGGACGACAAGGTGCTCGATGTGGCTTTCGCGAGCGGCTTCGGATCCTCCAGCTCGTTCTACGATATCTTCACCCGCGCGCTGAAGGAGACCCCGGTCGAGTTTCGACGCCGTCTGCGTGCATGA
- a CDS encoding RraA family protein, with product MSIDAYRKEVGMMKLEKLIAAREEISTKPFPVPVKEVLDRYEQLYTGAVSDVLREFALLDQALPCHLKPLRPERTVAGLAFTVKSAPNVKITGEMKFREEMLGHLGADSFVMWDASGDEKATMWGGVMTATAHGMGVRAACIDGGIRDTHQILEKNFPVFYKHRIPNGSLGRCQITHYQIPIQIGDVLIKPGDIILGDIDGVVCVPRDIAYDVLLRAEEIKSNEKKIFSWVAAGETVKQITEKGGYF from the coding sequence ATGTCCATCGACGCCTACCGCAAAGAAGTCGGAATGATGAAACTCGAGAAGCTGATCGCCGCGCGCGAAGAGATCTCGACCAAGCCGTTCCCCGTGCCCGTGAAGGAAGTGCTCGATCGCTACGAGCAGCTCTACACCGGCGCCGTCAGCGATGTGCTGCGCGAGTTCGCGCTGCTCGACCAGGCGCTGCCCTGCCATCTCAAGCCTCTCCGTCCCGAGCGCACGGTCGCCGGCCTGGCGTTCACGGTGAAGAGCGCGCCCAACGTGAAGATCACCGGCGAGATGAAATTCCGCGAGGAGATGCTCGGCCACCTCGGCGCAGACAGCTTCGTGATGTGGGACGCGAGTGGCGACGAGAAGGCCACCATGTGGGGCGGCGTCATGACCGCGACCGCTCACGGCATGGGCGTGCGCGCCGCGTGCATCGACGGCGGCATCCGCGATACGCACCAGATCCTCGAGAAGAACTTTCCGGTGTTCTACAAGCACCGCATCCCGAACGGCTCGCTCGGCCGCTGCCAGATCACGCATTACCAGATCCCGATTCAGATCGGCGACGTGCTCATCAAACCCGGCGACATCATCCTCGGCGACATCGACGGCGTCGTCTGCGTGCCGCGCGACATCGCCTACGACGTCCTCCTGCGTGCCGAGGAGATCAAATCCAACGAGAAAAAGATCTTCTCGTGGGTGGCCGCCGGCGAGACGGTCAAACAGATCACCGAAAAGGGCGGCTATTTCTGA